ATGGGAATGGCACTGAACACCGCCAGGGCCGGAACCCAGCCGCCAAGCGCCATGAACAGCAGGAGCAGGACAAGGGCGAAGCACACGGGCACGACGACAGCGAGCCGTGCCTGCGCCGCTTGCAGGTTCTGATACTGGCCACCCCATTCAATGAACGAGGCAGGCGGCATATCGACCTGGGCAGCAACGCCTTCCTGGGCCTCTTCGACGAAGGAGCCGAGATCGCGTTCGCGAACGTTTGCCGAGACGATTACCAGTCGGCGTCCCTGTTCACGGCGCACTTCGGCGAGGCCATCGACGACCCGGAAATCGGCCAGCGCCCGCAGTGGAACTGTGACGCCGTTTTCAAGGACGATCGGGAGCGCCCCGAGCTGGTCGAAATCGTCCCGCGCCGCAGCTTCCAGACGAACGATAACCTCGAACCTGCGATCGCCTTCGAAGACCAGACCGGCAGGCCGCCCGCCGAGCGCGATGGCCACTGATTGCGCCACGTCTTCCACGGTCAGCCCATATCGCGCGATGGTCGGGCGGTCGAAGGCGATGTCGAGCGTCGGGAACCCCGTCACCTGCTGCACCTTGACGTCCGCCGCGCCTTCGACGCCTTGCAGGACGCCCGCGACTTCGCCGGCTGCCTCGGTCAACGCCGTGAGGTCGTCCCCGTAGAGCTTGACCGCGACATCGCCGCGCACGCCCGCGATCAGTTCGTTGAAGCGCAGTTCGATCGGCTGGCTGAACTCGTAGAGATTGCCGACCAGTTCCCCGAGGCCTTCCTCCATCTGCGCAACGAGCTCGTCCTTCGACAGATCCGGGTCGGGCCATTCCTCGCGGGGTTTGAGGATGACGTACGCATCCGAGGCGTTGGGCGGCATCGGGTCGCTGGCGACCTCCGCCGTGCCCGTCCGCGAGAACACCAGCTCCACTTGCGGGAACTCTTCCAGCCTGTCTTCCACGCGTCGCTGCATCGACAAGGAGCGTTCGAGAGAGGTCGACGGAATGCGCAGCGACTGCACCGCGAGATCGGTCTCGTCGAGCTGCGGCGTGAACTCGCTGCCAAGGAAGCCGAAAATGAATGCCGCCAGCGCGAACACACCGACGCCGCCGCCGATTACCGGCCAGGGCCGCGCGATGGCCTTGCGCAAGGCGGGGCCATAGCGGTCCTTGGTCCAGCGGATCGGCTTCACTTCCGTCTCGGTCAGCTTCTTGTTGAGCAGGACCGCGATCATCGCCGGCACGAAGGTCAGCGACAGCACGAAAGCCGAGGCGAGCGCAAGCATCATCGTGATCGCCATCGGCGAGAACGTCTTGCCCTCGACCCCGGTGAAGGTGAGCAGCGGCGCGAAGACGAGGAAAATGATCGCCTGCCCGTAGACTGTTGGCTTGATCATTTCCTGTGCCGCGAGCCGGGTCTCGGTCAGACGCTCGCCCAGAGTGAGCAGGCGCCCTTCGCGATGCTGCCGCATGGCGAGACGCGCGACGCTGTTCTCGACGATGATGACGGCACCGTCGACGATCAGGCCGAAGTCCAGCGCCCCCAGACTCATCAGATTGCCGGAAACGCCGAGCCGGTTCATTCCGATCGCCGCCATGAGCATCGAGATCGGGATAACGAGGGCCGTTATGATCGCGGCCCGGATGTTGCCGAGCAGCAGGAACAGCACGGCGATGACCAGCAAGGCGCCTTCGAGCAGGTTCTTCTCGACCGTGGCGATCGTCGCATCGACCAGTGAAGACCGGTTATAAACGATTTCGGCCTCGATCCCGTCCGGCAGCGACGCACGGACTTCCTCGAGCCGCTCGGCAGCGCCGGCCGCGACCGTTCTGCTGTTTTCACCCGCACGCATCAGCACCGTGCCGACCACGGCTTCTTCGCCGTTGAGCGAGGCGGCGCCAGTCCGCAGATCTCCGCCGATTTCGACAGTCGCCACGTCGCCGATACGGATCGGCACACCCTCGCGGGTGGCGACGACCGCCTCCTCGATATCCGCGATGCTGCCCAGCCTGGCATCGACCCGAACCAGCAGAGCCTCGTCAGCGCGGTCAACGAAATTGGCACCAGCGGCGAGATTGGCGGCCTCGAGCGCATCGATCAGCGAATCGAAGGACAGCCCATAGCCGGTAAGGCGGGCCGGGTCGGGCTGGACGAGGAACTGCTTTTCGAATCCGCCGATGGAATCGACCCCGGCGACGCCATCGATAGAACGCATCAGTGGCGCCACGACCCAGTCCTGCACGGTGCGCAGATAGGCCGCCTTGGCCACCTCGCTTTCGAGCCTGTCCCCGCGTTCGGTGATGAAGCTGCCGTCGGCCTGCCATCCAATTCGTCCGCCGGTCGGCGCACCCTTGCCGCCGGGATAATCGTATTCGATAGTGTACATCAGCACTTCGCCAAGGCCGGTCGAGATCGGACCCATGGTGGGCTCCGCTCCCTCGGGCAGCGAGGCGCCGATCGGTGCCAGCCGTTCGTTGACCTGCTGGCGGGCAAAGTACAGGTCGGTGTCTTCCTCGAAGATCGCGGTCACCTGGCTGAAGCCGTTGCGCGAGATCGAGCGGGTCATTTCAAGCCCTTCGATCCCGGCCAATCCGGTCTCGATCGGGAAGGTCACCTGCGTCTCGACCTGCGAAGGCGAAAGCGCGGGCGCGCTGGTGTTGATCTGGACCTGCGTGTTGGTGATGTCGGGAACCGCATCGATCGGCAGGCGCAACAAGTTGAAGGCGCCGTAGATCGCGGCGAACACGGTCAGGACGATGATCGCCCAGCGAAAGCGCACGGAAATATCGAGAACCATCCCGACAAGACCGTGGCGATGGCTTTCCTCGTGTGCATCCTCGGCTGCGGGAGCGGCGGTCTGATCAATGGCCATGAGACGCGCCCTCCTTCTCGATTTCGGCCTTCAGCAGGAAGGCATTGTCGGTGGCGATGCGCCAGCCAGGCTGGAGACCGGACAGGATCGTCACCATTCCAGCCGTACGGCTGCCCGTTTCCACCTCGCGCGCCTGGAACCCGCGCTGCGTCCGCACGAAGACCACATCGCGTCCTTCGAGCACCTGCACGGCGTCCTCGGGCACCGCGATGCGGTCGCGGTCGACTTCTCCCGAGGGACGAATACGCGCCTGGAGGAACGCGCCGGGCTGGAGCCCGGGGATCGGTCGCGTCAGGCTGAGCACGGCGGTCGCACTGCGGCTTTCCGGATCGAGCGATGGCGTTACCGAGCGCACACGCGCACCCACTTCGCGGCCATCGCCGACGATCAGCGCAGCTTCGTCGCCCGGCTGGATGCGCGAGGCATCGTCGGACGGCAGGGCGACTTCGACCTGAAGAGCGTTGGGGTTGACCACGCGGTAGAGCTCTTCGCCGGCATCGACGAAGGAACCGAGCACGATCGGTGCGGCCGTCACGCGGCCCGCCAAGGGACTGGTCACTGCCAGCGAACGGCCATCACCGCTGACACCGGCCGCGGCGACGGCGGCCTGTGCCCGATTCAATTCGGAACGGGCCACGTCGAGATTGGCGCGGGCGGCCTCGAGGTCCTGCCGTGCTGTGACATTCTCCTCGAACAGACGGCGTTCGCGTTCGTAGGCAGACGAAAGCTCGGTTACCCGAGCCCGGGCGGCACTCAGCTGGGATGCGAGCGCCGAAGCATCGGCGCTTTCGATCCGCGCGACGGTTTCGCCCTCCCGAACATAGTCGCCCAGCGTCTTGCCGATGCTGCGCACGACGCCCGAGGCACGCGCATCGATACGCGCGCTTGCGGTCGGGCTGGCGGCAACGGTCGCGGGGAAGACGAGCTCGACCGCGGCGCCTGTCCGGACGGTGGCAAGTTCGATTTCCGCGGTGCGGATCTGCTCGTCACTGAGCAGGACCAGTCCTTCAGGCTGCTCTGTTTCGCCGCCTTCTTCTCCGGCGTGCGCTTCGCCCTCGGCATGCTCCTCACCCTCGGCGTGGGTCTCGGCTTCGCTGTCGGGCCAGAGCAAAATCAGCAGCGCGGCAGCAAGAATGGCGATCCCGGCGATGATCGCCAGTTTTCTGCGGTTCATGGATATATTCCTCATTGTGCGGCCAGCCTGATGAGCTCGGCGGCTGCCTGTCCCTGGTCTTCCTGCGCGGCAATCAAAGCCTCGCGAATGGCATCGCGCGCCTCGGCCGCGCTCAGCACCTCGATCAGTGGGAAGCGGCCATTGCGGTAGCCGATGCGGACGAGCCGCAGCGCCTCCTCGGCCTGGGGGAGCGACGTGGCGGAAAGGGTTTCGACGCGGGCTTCGGCAGCGAGATATTGTGCCCGGGCGCGTGTCACCGCCTGTCCGAAATCGGCAAGCGCTATCGCTTCGCGGGCGTTGGCGGCGCGCAGTCGGGCCTCGGAAGCAACGATGTTGCCCTGGTTGCGATTGGCGAACGGAAGCGGGATCGAAACGCCGACTAGGAACGCGTTGTCATTGGTTTCCTCAAAGCGTCGCACACCGGCGGAAACCACCGGGTCGGGAATGCGCAAGCTGCGCTCACGGTCGATTTCAGCTTCGGCGGCCCTGCTTTCGGCCCGCGCCACTTGCAGTTGAAGCCCCGTCGCAGAGACCAGCACCGATCCTGGCGGCACGATATTGGGAAAGGCGCTCGGAACAACCGGCGGGGCACCCTCATCCGACCAAAGCGCTGCAAGCGCGGTGCGCGCGGCCAGACTGGCAGCCTCGGCAGCCTGCAGCTCTGCTCGCGCTTCGGCCAGTGCCGCCTGAGCGCGCAACGCCCGGAGCGGTGGCTCCCGGCCGACCTCGACAAGCACGCCGGCTATTCGGGCAAGTTCGACATTTCTCTCGACAATGTCGAGCGCCAGCTCCACCCGTGACGCTGCCGCCGCGGCGGCAACATAGCGATCGCGCACGAGAAAGCCGAGCTCGGCCTCCGCCAAATCAGCCCGAACGCCTGCGAGTTGCGCCTCGGCTTCGGCAGCCTGGACGCGCGCGTTGCGCTTGCCGCCGAGCTCAAGCCGCTGTCCCACCGAAAGCGTGTATTCGGCTGCGCTCAGGCCGGAAAAAGCGCCGCTTCCGGCGATGTTTTCGACCTCGAGCGAAACCTCCGGATTTGGCCTCAATCGAGCCTGACCGACGAGCGCCTGCGCTGCCTCGGTGTCGGCACGTGGCCCGATGATGCGAGGATTCGACTGCGTTTCTGCGGCACCTTCGGACAAGCCTGACCGGCTCAAGGCCTCTTCGAGCGAAAGGAGCTCGCGCTCGCGCTCCTGCGCCGCCACAGGCATCGCGTATGCAGCGAAGGACAGCCCCGAGATAAGGGCGCCCCGCCATCTTTTGGCTGACATTATTAGGTTCTTCCTCTGCTGACGTGCCGAAAAGCGCCGCAAGGAGCGACGCATTTGGTCATGTCAGGCGCGAGGAGGGCGTCTCAGGCGCGCGTTTTCTTCCGAAGAAAGAACGATGGTATTCGGTGGTACCACAGTGAGCGCAGAAGCAGGAGCCCGTTCCATAGACATCGCCGCGGTGACACTCGCGCTGTGATGGCAGTGGCCATGACCGCAAATGCCGTGCTGATCTCCAGGCGAACCCGTTCCGTCACGTTGTTCCTGGGGACTCGCCGGTTCGATTTCCGCGAACGAAGCAGCGTCAACCAAGCTGACTGGCGCCACCTCGGTCCCACATGTGGCCGCATCGGCCGCAGTCCCGACTACCATCGCGACCAGCATGAGCAGGACGGCCAATGGGTGCAGGACAAAATGGCGATAGGTGCGAGTCATCAGATCTGGCGCCCCTTAGCAAAGAACAACCCTTTTGTTCAACCATCAAGTCTAAACCAGGCCACCGGCTGGCGAGGCGTTCGCCGAGAACGCTTGCAAACGGGCGCGGTGCCGACGTCCAGAAGACACTCGCGATTGTGGTCATCGCCGATTTGGTTGTCGATACCATCGTGCCGCTCTACATCCTTCCCACGACCACCCACCCGATTGCGAAGAAGCGGGTAGGCTCGCCACCCAGGAGACCGGCTTGGAGCCGCTGCCAGCATGATCTGTCCAAGAACGGTCTTTGAGGAGAATACACCCTGTGACCGAGCACATACGTCTTTATCTTCCGCTCCTTCTGCCGACCATTCCCGATGAGGCGGATCGCTGTGTCGCGCGGCTGCTTGACGAACTGACGCAGCGAGACGGCGTGGGCGAAGCGCATGTAATCGCAACGGCCGAGGACGAACCGGCCAAACTCTGTGTCCATTTCAATCCAGAAAAGCTCGGCCTTGCACAGGTGCGCAAGGCGGCGCGTGCGTCCGGAGCCACCCTGACCGCCCGGTTTGGACACCTCGTATGGCAGGTCGATGGGATCGAGCAGGAGCGGCGCGCGCGAACCGTAAGTGAGACGTTGTACCGGCTCGAGGGCGTGTTCGAAGCGCAAGCTACGGCCAGCGGAGCGGTCCGGGTGGAGTTTGACCGAAGCGCCATCGACGAGGCCAGGATCGGTTCGGCGCTAGCCTCGCTCGGTGTCAGGCGTAGGCAATCCGAGACGGCCGCCACCTCCCTTTCGTCTCACGCGGATGCGTCCGCCGCGGCCGCGCCCCCGGTCCCTGGCGGTAAGTACACGCACGAGCAAAATAGAGATGCCGAGCGCTCCCATGAACACGGAGAGGGTTCGGGTCACGCCCACGGCAGTATCTTCGGATCGAACACCGAACTGTATTTCGCGCTGATATCCGGTGCCGCCCTCGCGACTGGTTTTGCCCTGTCGTGGACCGGGGCCGCGCCGGAGTTCGTCTCGACCGGCCTATACCTCGCCGCCTACTTCTTCGGCGGATTCTTTACTGTCCGGGAAGCCTTCGATTCGCTGAAGCTGCGCCGCTTCGAGATCGACACGCTCATGCTCGTCGCGGCCGCCGGTGCGGCCGCGCTGGGGGAGTTCGCAGAGGGGGCATTGCTCCTGTTCCTGTTCAGCCTTGGCCATGCGCTCGAACATTACGCCATGGGGCGTGCCAAGAAAGCGATCGAAGCGCTGGCAGAGCTGGCGCCGCAAACGGCAGTCGTGCGGCGGGGAAGCGCGACCGAGGAAGTTCTTGTCGAAGCGCTGGCGATCGGCGACGTCGTCGTCGTCAAACCCAACGAGCGCCTGCCCGCGGACGGGTTCGTGATCGAGGGCACCAGCAGCGTCAATCAGGCGCCAGTGACAGGCGAAAGCGTTCCAGTAGACAAGCAGCCGGTACCGGACGCCGCGGCTGCGGCGGCCGCTGCAGATAGCGTCGCCGCCACGTCCAGGATATTCGCGGGGACGATCAACGGCTCGGGCGCCTTGGCCATTCACGTAACGCGTCTCTCTTCCGACACGACACTGGCCAAGGTGGTGAAGCTCGTCAGCGAAGCGGAGACGCAGAAGTCTCCGACCCAGCGCTTCACTGACCGGTTCGAGCGTATCTTCGTGCCGCTCGTCCTGGGGCTGGTGGTGATCCTGTTGTTCGCAGGGGCCGTGATCGACGAGCCGTTCAGCGCCACCTTCTATCGCGCGATGGCGGTTCTGGTCGCTGCCAGCCCATGCGCGCTCGCCATAGCAACGCCGAGCGCTGTTCTGTCTGGCGTGGCTCGCGCAGCCCGCGGCGGGGTGTTGGTGAAAGGCGGGGGACCGCTCGAGAACCTGGGCGGCCTGAATGCCATCGCGTTCGACAAGACGGGAACGCTGACCGAGGGACGACCGCGCGTCACGGATGTGGTGGAAGTGGCTGACGCCACCGAACAGGATCTGTTGCGGACGGCGGTCGCGGTGGAAGTCCTCAGCGACCATCCACTCGCCGCGGCGATCGTCCGCGATGGGACGGAGAGGCTCGAAGGCCCGGCCGCGAAGGCGACCGACCTTAAATCAATCACGGGACGCGGTGTCGAAGCCGTCGTCGATGGCGAGGTCGTTCACATCGGACGCGACGAGCTCTTTTCCGAGGCGGGCGGCACGCCGCTGCCACAGGAAGTGAAAGCTTCTGCGGACGAGCTGCGCGCGCAGGGCCGGACGATCATGATCACTCGCCAGGGCGCACGCTACCTCGGCGTGATTGGGCTGATGGATACCCCACGCGAATCGGCCCCCGCGACGACCGCACGCCTGCGCGAGCTCGGCATCACCCGGATGATCATGCTCTCGGGAGATGCGACACCTGTCGCAAAGGCCGTCGCGGCAAGCGTCGGCATCGAGGATGCCTGGGGCGATCTCATGCCCGAAGACAAGGTCGAGGCAATCAAGAAGCTCAGAACGGAAGAGGGCAAGGTCGCGATGGTCGGCGACGGCGTCAACGATGCCCCTGCACTAGCCACGGCCACGGTCGGGATCGCCATGGGAGCGGCCGGGTCCGATGTTGCGCTCGAAACCGCCGATGTCGCGCTGATGGCCGACGACCTTGCCAAGTTGCCGTTTGCGGTTGACCTCAGCCGGCGGACGCGGCGGATCATTCGCCAGAACGTGTTCGTCAGCATGGGCGTGGTGGCGCTGCTGTTGCCCGCAACAATACTCGGGCTAGGGATCGGACCTGCTGTTATCGCCCACGAAGGGTCGACCCTGCTCGTGGTATTCAACGCATTGCGACTTCTGGCCTTTCGAGAGGTACCCTTCACCAGGTAGGAACAGGTAGTAGCTGCGGTGCGCACGGCATGAGCTCAGCCAATCTCGATCTCGACTCGGCCGAGAAGCGCCCCACGTTATGGTTCGTCCTGTAACTCAATATCACAACCAGTGGATTGCTTGCGGCAGGCTACTTTGTCGAATCCGATGCACTGCTCGCCAACGGGCTCGACAATTCGTCGGACGC
This is a stretch of genomic DNA from Aurantiacibacter arachoides. It encodes these proteins:
- a CDS encoding TolC family protein; this translates as MPVAAQERERELLSLEEALSRSGLSEGAAETQSNPRIIGPRADTEAAQALVGQARLRPNPEVSLEVENIAGSGAFSGLSAAEYTLSVGQRLELGGKRNARVQAAEAEAQLAGVRADLAEAELGFLVRDRYVAAAAAASRVELALDIVERNVELARIAGVLVEVGREPPLRALRAQAALAEARAELQAAEAASLAARTALAALWSDEGAPPVVPSAFPNIVPPGSVLVSATGLQLQVARAESRAAEAEIDRERSLRIPDPVVSAGVRRFEETNDNAFLVGVSIPLPFANRNQGNIVASEARLRAANAREAIALADFGQAVTRARAQYLAAEARVETLSATSLPQAEEALRLVRIGYRNGRFPLIEVLSAAEARDAIREALIAAQEDQGQAAAELIRLAAQ
- a CDS encoding efflux RND transporter permease subunit; protein product: MVLDISVRFRWAIIVLTVFAAIYGAFNLLRLPIDAVPDITNTQVQINTSAPALSPSQVETQVTFPIETGLAGIEGLEMTRSISRNGFSQVTAIFEEDTDLYFARQQVNERLAPIGASLPEGAEPTMGPISTGLGEVLMYTIEYDYPGGKGAPTGGRIGWQADGSFITERGDRLESEVAKAAYLRTVQDWVVAPLMRSIDGVAGVDSIGGFEKQFLVQPDPARLTGYGLSFDSLIDALEAANLAAGANFVDRADEALLVRVDARLGSIADIEEAVVATREGVPIRIGDVATVEIGGDLRTGAASLNGEEAVVGTVLMRAGENSRTVAAGAAERLEEVRASLPDGIEAEIVYNRSSLVDATIATVEKNLLEGALLVIAVLFLLLGNIRAAIITALVIPISMLMAAIGMNRLGVSGNLMSLGALDFGLIVDGAVIIVENSVARLAMRQHREGRLLTLGERLTETRLAAQEMIKPTVYGQAIIFLVFAPLLTFTGVEGKTFSPMAITMMLALASAFVLSLTFVPAMIAVLLNKKLTETEVKPIRWTKDRYGPALRKAIARPWPVIGGGVGVFALAAFIFGFLGSEFTPQLDETDLAVQSLRIPSTSLERSLSMQRRVEDRLEEFPQVELVFSRTGTAEVASDPMPPNASDAYVILKPREEWPDPDLSKDELVAQMEEGLGELVGNLYEFSQPIELRFNELIAGVRGDVAVKLYGDDLTALTEAAGEVAGVLQGVEGAADVKVQQVTGFPTLDIAFDRPTIARYGLTVEDVAQSVAIALGGRPAGLVFEGDRRFEVIVRLEAAARDDFDQLGALPIVLENGVTVPLRALADFRVVDGLAEVRREQGRRLVIVSANVRERDLGSFVEEAQEGVAAQVDMPPASFIEWGGQYQNLQAAQARLAVVVPVCFALVLLLLFMALGGWVPALAVFSAIPMALAGGIFALALRGLPFSVSAAVGFIALSGVAVLNGLVMMTAIRQRLEKGMALDEAIEEGAMARMRPVLMTALVASLGFVPMAIATGTGAEVQRPLATVVIGGLITATILTLFVLPAIARLVLHRSDDERSWREKWWDRLRRNVTGEERDELREVT
- a CDS encoding heavy metal translocating P-type ATPase, whose translation is MTEHIRLYLPLLLPTIPDEADRCVARLLDELTQRDGVGEAHVIATAEDEPAKLCVHFNPEKLGLAQVRKAARASGATLTARFGHLVWQVDGIEQERRARTVSETLYRLEGVFEAQATASGAVRVEFDRSAIDEARIGSALASLGVRRRQSETAATSLSSHADASAAAAPPVPGGKYTHEQNRDAERSHEHGEGSGHAHGSIFGSNTELYFALISGAALATGFALSWTGAAPEFVSTGLYLAAYFFGGFFTVREAFDSLKLRRFEIDTLMLVAAAGAAALGEFAEGALLLFLFSLGHALEHYAMGRAKKAIEALAELAPQTAVVRRGSATEEVLVEALAIGDVVVVKPNERLPADGFVIEGTSSVNQAPVTGESVPVDKQPVPDAAAAAAAADSVAATSRIFAGTINGSGALAIHVTRLSSDTTLAKVVKLVSEAETQKSPTQRFTDRFERIFVPLVLGLVVILLFAGAVIDEPFSATFYRAMAVLVAASPCALAIATPSAVLSGVARAARGGVLVKGGGPLENLGGLNAIAFDKTGTLTEGRPRVTDVVEVADATEQDLLRTAVAVEVLSDHPLAAAIVRDGTERLEGPAAKATDLKSITGRGVEAVVDGEVVHIGRDELFSEAGGTPLPQEVKASADELRAQGRTIMITRQGARYLGVIGLMDTPRESAPATTARLRELGITRMIMLSGDATPVAKAVAASVGIEDAWGDLMPEDKVEAIKKLRTEEGKVAMVGDGVNDAPALATATVGIAMGAAGSDVALETADVALMADDLAKLPFAVDLSRRTRRIIRQNVFVSMGVVALLLPATILGLGIGPAVIAHEGSTLLVVFNALRLLAFREVPFTR
- a CDS encoding efflux RND transporter periplasmic adaptor subunit, with the translated sequence MNRRKLAIIAGIAILAAALLILLWPDSEAETHAEGEEHAEGEAHAGEEGGETEQPEGLVLLSDEQIRTAEIELATVRTGAAVELVFPATVAASPTASARIDARASGVVRSIGKTLGDYVREGETVARIESADASALASQLSAARARVTELSSAYERERRLFEENVTARQDLEAARANLDVARSELNRAQAAVAAAGVSGDGRSLAVTSPLAGRVTAAPIVLGSFVDAGEELYRVVNPNALQVEVALPSDDASRIQPGDEAALIVGDGREVGARVRSVTPSLDPESRSATAVLSLTRPIPGLQPGAFLQARIRPSGEVDRDRIAVPEDAVQVLEGRDVVFVRTQRGFQAREVETGSRTAGMVTILSGLQPGWRIATDNAFLLKAEIEKEGASHGH